The Lathyrus oleraceus cultivar Zhongwan6 chromosome 5, CAAS_Psat_ZW6_1.0, whole genome shotgun sequence genome includes the window aagaaaagacaGAAAAGCCGCTTTCTCAGATTTGGAAGATGATGATTCTCTTGATCCTTTTAGTTCGAGTAGAAActtggatgagttttcaattccATTAAGGCAAAGATACTCACAATCATCTTCCCTTAGAACACATTCAATTCGGAGTTTTCTTCCCAGTCCATCCTCCAAAATGAATTTCGCTACAGGCCTCATCCAAGGAGTAATTCAGCTAAATCCACATGTTACTCTTCCTCCTCATTCAACTCCTAATCTTTTTCAAGAATTGTCTGTGGTTTCTCTTTCTTCGATCAATAAACAAAAGAATCTTGATATAATTGGACCCTCTTGCTCAAATCGATCGATAAAAGACAATAGCACACTTCACTTGAACTACAAACAGGATTCGTTCAATAAGAACTTGATGAATCCATATCTTTCTTTTGGAGCACAAGACCTGATAAACATGGAAGATTCAAATAGCTGTGAACCAAATCGGAGTTATAAGCGTTTCAGTTCGTTAGTTGCCTAGCTAACTGTTGTCACTTGTCATCAACTGAGTAAGAACATGATGATAATATATTCTTTGCTTGTAATGACAATTTTGCAAATGATTCAATTTTTTTTACCACTATGTCTATTTTTAGTAAGAACATGAAGAAAATGTATGTGTATGAGAGACAAGAGTTGAAGTATTTTACCACTATGTCTATTTTTAGTTAGTAAACTCAGCCAAATTTAGATTGTAGCTTTTCTGATTGGAGAAATCAGTTATCAACGTTGATTCTACGTGAAAAAAGTCCCTTCATAATGTCAATTAAAACAATTTTTTCCACCAAATGAAGCAACTTGAGAATGACATGTACCCCACGTACAATAATTACACACACACATGGGTGATGATCCGAGACAATTCATCAAAAAAGAGTAGTTTGTGGCTAAAACCATGTAACACACGCACATAACAGCAACAAAAGAAACTAACATTTTTCTAATTATAGCTACTCTCTCTATGTTATATAAATGAAATTAAGTATCTTACTCATGAAGAAAACCATTAGCGTGAAAAACATACATTAAAGTTTGTGCTAACCTTAATTGTCTACTCTTGACTCGCACTAATCAAAACTTTGCATGTGTTCATTGAAGTAAAATTTTAAGGTGATCGAAAAAAAAAAAGATATGGGTGCAGGTGACGAAGGAGGACAACCTCAAGAGAATAGTAATGTTGACCCCAAACAAAAGGCTATTGATGATTGGCTTCCCGTGACTGCGTCAAGAGAGGCCAAATGGTGGTATTCTGCTTTCCACAATCTAACCGCCATGGTTGGCGCTGGTGTTCTCACCCTTCCATATGCCCTATCCAATATGGGCTGGTAAATAAGACACTTTTTATGAATTCGTTAAAAAATAAATGTTATTGTATATGTTGAGCGGGTCAATTTATGAAGTTTAACATTAGATTGTAACCATACTAAATgattattaattttattattatatatgTGGTATAAAATAATAGGGGACCAGGAATGACCATTCTTGTTCTATCATGGGTGATTACATTGTATACGCTATGGCAAATGGTTGAGATGCATGAAATGATTCCTGGAAAGAGATTTGATAGGTATCATGAATTGGGACAAGAAGCCTTTGGAGAGAAATTGGGCCTTTGGATTGTGGTTCCACAGCAAATTCTTGTTGAAGCTGGCACATGTATTGTGTACATGGTCACTGGTGGTAAATCACTGAAGAAAGCTCATGACACTATTTGTCCTGATTGCAAAGATATCAGAACCTCatattggattattatttttgCATCAATCAACTTTGTTCTTGCACAATGCCCCAACTTCAACTCCCTTTCTATTATATCTCTGAGCGCAGCCGCTATGTCTTTGACGTAAGTAATCAACTTTAACTCCCTTTCTATTATCTCTCTGAGCGCAGCCGCTATAGATTTATAGATGATTTTGTAATTTTGAAACATTGTAAGTTAAATTTGTATGTTTGCATTATTTTACTAGATACTCAACAATAGCATGGGCTGCTTCACTTAAAAAAGGGGTTGCCCCAAATGTTGATTATGGACCAAGATCAAATTCAACTGCCGATACTGTATTCCACTTCCTTTCTGCTTTGGGAGATGTAGCATTTGCTTATGCAGGTCACAATGTGGTTTTAGAAATTCAAGCAACTATGCCCTCAACCCATGAAGTACCTTCCAAGAAACCCATGTGGAAAGGAGTTATTCTCGCATACATAGGAGTTGCATACTGCTACTTCCCAGTTGCAATCATTGGATATTATATGTTTGGTAACTCTGTTGACGATAACATCCTCATCACACTAGAAAAACCTGCTTGGCTCATTGCTGCTGCTAACTTGTTCGTTGTTGTCCATGTTATTGGAGGCTATCAGGTGATTTCATTCAATTTGATGGTATTTTAAGACGTAACTACAATTTTGATCTTAGTTTATAACTTTCATGTTGCACCACTAAGCCATGATACTCTTTTTTGTGTGTAAAAAACAGGTATTTGCAATGCCGGTGTTTGACATGATTGAAACTCTCATGGTTAAGAAATTGCATTTTCCACCTTCTTTTGCACTCCGATTTTCAGTTCGCACTATATATGTTGGTATGTTGTATATTTTACTTGTTGATAATATGGATGAATGCATTGGTATGTAGTTAACTTTTCAATCCTATTTTGCAGCATTGACCATGTTCATTGGCATATGCATCCCTTTCTTCGGTTCACTTCTTGGATTTCTAGGAGGATTTGCATTTGCCCCAACAACTTACTTTGTAAGTAAAATATTTTTTCAGTAATGTTTCAAAGTATTAACGTAAATTACTTTATTTCTTATTGTCTCTATCATTCTTGCAGTTGCCTTGTATCATCTGGCTTAAACTCAAGAAACCCAAGAAATATGGCTTGTCTTGGACAATCAATGTGGTATGTTATTTACTACATAAATGAAATATAAGTAAAAATTTGATGTGCTTTAATTAATTTTGTTATGTACTTTTTTTCAATTTCAGATATGCATTATTATTGGAGTCTTATTAATGACACTATCCCCAATTGGTGCTTTGAGGAATATCATTGTACAAGCCAAGCACTACGAGTTCTTCTCATAAACTAGAAGAACAAAACATCAATTTTTCTGGCTTATTTAAATTTGATGGAGAAAACTAAGTACAACTAGATATGCATTCACAACATATGGTTGTATAGTTCAAAGTTATCGCACATATAGAGTGTTACAGTGATGCGATAGCAATTCACACGGTTTTAAAATAATTTCATGCCCCACGAGTTTTATGCGTTGTGGGTGTGATGGTTGACATTGTTCTGATATTTATACTTGAATAAGAGAGAGGACTTTAAATTGAAAATATAGTATTCCatccgttttttattataagtcgttttttACTTTTCCCACttattaagaaatgtaataattatggTATAAAAAAAGATAAATTAGGAAGGATTTTACAAAATTATCCTTCATTAATGGTATTGGAGAGATAAATTAACATAATTGAAaggagagagaataataaatatttaagggtataataggaaaaataacattaatggTTCATTGGTATTATAAAACGATTTTGTGGTACAAAATTATCCTTCATTAATGGTATTGGAAAGACAAATTAACATAATTGAAAGGAGaaagaataataaatatttaagggtataataggaaaaataacattaatggTTCATTGGTATTATAAAATGACTTATATTGTGGTATAAAATGTTTTTCGAAAGTGAcatataataaaaaacggagATAGTAATGCATTAGATGGAAATAATAGTTATCTTTCTATGATATATTTATTATTGTGTACAATATATTGTTGGtttctttataaaaaataaaagataataaacatattaaaaaattatattgTAATGAGACGTGATAAATATAATTTATTGTAATTAATGGGATTTAAATTTTTATTGTAGTTTAAGTAACACTCAATATATAAAAGATCTTTTTGAAGTATGTGTTAAATTATTAACTATTAATAATATTTAATGTGTTCTAAAATGATAAGAAAATATGAAAGGAAAAGTTAATTTTTTAATTCAGAAATAGGCAACATTTGAGAAATGTTGCAGTAAATAGATTGTATTTTGAATTCAGATATAGGAAACACTTCGTGAAACGTTCAGAATTCGAAATAGTACGACCGTTGAAAAAAATTGTTGTAGGAGAAACAATGcaacgtttgaaaaatattgttaTAGCTGAAACAATGCAACATTTagcaaaagtgttgctgaaagtGTGTGTTTTATCAAGGGTCGCAATCTTATGAAAAAACATCAGCTTGACCTATAAATTGAATATTCcggattcagaaaaatacattcaAAAATCCTATCCAGTTCACACAAAATTCCAGATTTCATCTTCCCTATATTCAAATTTTTATCGGTCTTGTGCAAACTTGAATATAGGCAGAATTATCTTGGGTATTCATGCGTACAAACTCTAAGACAATTCGAGAGTGCTTAAAATATTATAAGAAAAGTGATTTGTTCACTATACTAGCCTCAATCCAATTGATTTACAATAAGTTTTCTAACCATCTTATAGTATTACAAATAATGGCAACTAAGAATCAAGAACAAAATCTGTAAATAGATCCATGTACGTTTTTATTGTAATTTCATAGCATGGTTATCAAAATCCTAATGAAAATCCTAAATATGAATTTTTTTTAACAATTGGTATTAGAGCATGATTACTGATATTGTGATTTTCGGCATAATTAATTAATATGAATTGTAACATAACATATCATTTAATATATATGTTAGAATTGTTTTCGAAAATTTTCAAAGCGTACAACTATGAATTATGTTATATTTACATATATAGTTGCAATACTGTTACATAATTGTCTATATGTGAGTTTTGATTGTGAGAAGTGAGCTTTCTCGATCATGTGATTTCCACTGGTGGTATACCGGTTGATCCTTCTAAAGTAGATGCAGTGCTATAGTGGGAAGCTCAGAATACAATTACTGAGATCAGAAGTGTCGTATAGTTAGCTAGTTACTATCAAAGATTTATCAAAGGTTTTTCGAAGATAGCTCTACTTTTGACCCATTTGACTCGAAAGAGTCAAGCTTTTGAGTGGGATATCCAGTGTGAAGAAAATTTCCAAGAACTGAAGAAGAAGTTAACAACAACACCAGTTTTGATATTGCCATACCCGACATAACCTTTTGTAATGTATTGTGATGCATTAAAGATGGGTTTATGTGGAGTATTTATGCAGAAAGGGAAGATGGTAGCATATGCTTCATGACAACTAAAGATTGATGAGAAGAAATACCCTACccatgatttagagttggcaaCTATAGTATTTGTCCTTAAGATATGGAGATATTATTTGTATGGTTCttgtaagggcaaactgtcatacaacatacaatcataggtttcgatgatgacaaatgaccaccatggatgaatcggcaatgtcgattccacctctacaaaacaaatgcaacgtatcacctatcatatccttttcatTGCTCATCTGTACTGTTATATTTTGTAcaacatatgtggacaaagtgtggTCATGACAAACggcatgaaaaccacaaaaatgTTAATTTTTGCAGATCTGCAGGGGATGAGTCGACCGTAGGATCGGCGCATGACATAATACattccccacgggtcagcgcatgaacaCAGCGCTTTTCCCACGGGTCAGTGCACAAGATGCTTGCGTCGACCGcaggggtcagcgcatgaaccacgggtcagcgcacgccgacctatggtcgacgcatactgaagCATTTTTCAGTCTGACAAAAACTGCAGgccatgcgtcgacgcatagtcctgctatggtcgaccgttcgtgcgcaaattcagttttctgatgtttcccactctgtttgaaaagctgttaagtgggttggttggttggttactataaatagaatttcaagttacttgtatcaaccaacatttgtcaaattgattcaagtgttcaaagaaacaagaaaaagtgaaataggtgtccaagattcatcatcttcatcttcaacatctcacaacacatcaactacacacaaccatttttgagGTGCTgtgtgattggttaaaggtgataaggttcgaagccgtgattggggaatccggttcgggttgaagcttgtgacaagttttttcttgaataaaacctttaggattttgtcctccaagataggtttgattttgggggtttttggacgaattgcttcatcaattttcagctgagcgaaggtgattgagaaaaggaagtcttcatcagtctagtagcggattcaaTGATGTTGAAGGGAAgaattcgggttcgatttgttgtagttgagatcagtcgggccgagggtttgaagaactgagggttattcaacaaaagggctggaatcggaggtctatcaacaacaatcgaaggacttgattcatcttgaatcaaggaacaaggagtggaagcaacattcaacgtcttgagagttctgttgtatatttgctttgcaatccttgtataaacggttaaattcaacaggtgatatctattaaatcatctcaattctagttttagaattgagggcagacgtaccccgaagcgaggacgacgggggaactgcctcatcaaatcctTGTCTTCTCTAATTTTCTACATAATTgtttttagcttaaaaattaagtgattttagtataagcacttttgtcaaaccttgatattaattgagtaagaggttaaaactctgtttttgaatccaaagtacaataggatattgtactagattaattggaatcacttactcaacacaaatatcacttggagtgttttcacacaccaagtgtttgataatttgcctaaaccaaaattatcttaagTGTGTATCTAGTTTGATTTGCTATTTGAATCATTGGAgctaggaatcctagtaagtgaaacaaatcattgattgtgtgactagtgtagtgattcttattccacattatcactaatccataggcttgacgcatatccggttttccaataacagttcgttttagactatattttcctcggccgcttccgcacttaaaacaaattttcaaaaccaatttcaaattggtagcgccgacttattttttaattgggatctattcaacccccccccccccccccccttctagatctgtgccatagtctaacaagtggtatcagagcctggttcactccgtgcttcaaaatataactttgatagaaaatggctaacgaacctaaaggggcttacaatagagctcccgttttcaatggtgaaaattatagttattggaaagactgtatgcgggtgcacataaattccatagatagaaaaatatggaacgtcattctcaatggtccaattgaaataaccatgatcaatgagaatgatgaattaatgccaaagcccgaagcacaatggactgatgatgatgaaagaaaatacaattacgattggaaagccaaaaatatcctaatctcctcacTAGGTGTAGGTGAATATTATCatgtatcccattgtcctactgctaaggccatgtgggattcactacaaatcgcccatgaggggacgaacgatgttaagttggcaagaatcaacacactaacacaagagtttgatctctttttcatggagcaaggggaaaccattgctgacatgcaaaagagatttactcatctcatcaatcgattacacTCATTAGGTAggcctatttccaatgatgttgctactaataagatcttgagatgtcttaatagggaatgacagccgaaagtgaccgccatcaaagaagcaaatgatcttaccatattagacttgacaacattatttggcaaactacaagagcacgaacaagtactcttgagcctagaacaacacgaaaagaaagaaaagaaggacaaagcaaaggtgagtgaaaagaaatcgatagctctaaagacttcctcctcaaagtctcaagcaaaagagcaaagtgattattcctcgagcgacgaagaagaagaggacaagagcgaagatatggggttgttcgttaaacgttacaatcgttacgtgagaaagaacgacatccaacattccgagaagaacttggtaaacttctggaaacaatctaggtactctaaaaatgatgactcaaaaggtaaaatgactagagggtcgtgctatacgtgtggaaagcctggtcattacaaaccggactgtccgatgaacaagaagacaaaggaaaaggaatcatacaaatcacataaGAAATCATCAAAtccaaggagagcatacatagcttgggaaagcgatagcgactcctccgatgatgaaagttctagtgatgaagatgaaaatgcaaacctatgtctctctgctcatcaaaagaacaaaaagaaacaggtacgacatgctaaatatgaaaactcctctagtatgtctcatcatgaattacaaaCTGCATTTGaaactttacactgtgaagctaaagaggcctttaaaaggcttgcctcaaacaacaaaatttttactcatttagaacaaaaaattcgagaatccgaaaggaaacttgaggcacttaaggcttctatagtagaaagcacaaaagcaggttgtgaggaccttagaagtagaatgatgaactttgggtgtgatacttgttactcttgagcccaagattacctttgctatcgataaatcaaactttcgaaaaagtatggttaatccatatcaaaaatataaatatgttataaaggatgaagatagcaaaggcaatcaaaatgtaaatttctcttgtctttattgttgcaagaaaggccactccattgctaaatgcagatttaggagatttttagttcctaaaggcatttatcaatggttgcccaaatgcaaccatttcgttcctcaccattcaggacccaataagccattgggtaccttctcgtgttaattgcatttccataggtacaatgcctcgagactaccgagagaagatgggttctcaacggtggatgctcaaggcacatgtcaggagacatatcactcttcattgacttcgtggctaagaagaaaggatatgtaacctatggtgacaacaaccgtggagcaatacttggtaaaggtagtgtaggtaacccttcttccactactatttctgatgtattgcttgtcgaaggtcttaaacacaatctacttagcatcagtcaattatgtgacaaaggatacaatgtatcattttcaaaagattgttgcaaaattgtacataatgatgatgagaagagtatgtttaatggcctgcgagtgaataatgtctatatgttagacttgaacgaagtatcgttaacaagtgacaaatgccttgtaacaatgagtgaagattcatggttatggcataggcgtttaacacatgttaactttgacttactaaacaaaatagtctcaaaagatctagtcttaggtctccccaaaataaagttcaccaaggatcacctttgtgatgcttgtcaaaaagggaagcaaacgaggatctcatttaaatccaaaaatatcgtttcaacaacgagacctctcgaacttcttcatatggacttatttgggccgtctaggattaaaagtctaggaggaaattattacggtttcgtaatagtggatgacttttctagattttgttggactatctttttaataagcaagagcgatacgttctccgcctttgaaaggtttgctaagctttcccaaaataaattaaatacaaacattaTTTCAATTAGAAGTaaccatgggggtgagttcgaaaaccatttatttgaaga containing:
- the LOC127083070 gene encoding lysine histidine transporter 2; amino-acid sequence: MGAGDEGGQPQENSNVDPKQKAIDDWLPVTASREAKWWYSAFHNLTAMVGAGVLTLPYALSNMGWGPGMTILVLSWVITLYTLWQMVEMHEMIPGKRFDRYHELGQEAFGEKLGLWIVVPQQILVEAGTCIVYMVTGGKSLKKAHDTICPDCKDIRTSYWIIIFASINFVLAQCPNFNSLSIISLSAAAMSLTYSTIAWAASLKKGVAPNVDYGPRSNSTADTVFHFLSALGDVAFAYAGHNVVLEIQATMPSTHEVPSKKPMWKGVILAYIGVAYCYFPVAIIGYYMFGNSVDDNILITLEKPAWLIAAANLFVVVHVIGGYQVFAMPVFDMIETLMVKKLHFPPSFALRFSVRTIYVALTMFIGICIPFFGSLLGFLGGFAFAPTTYFLPCIIWLKLKKPKKYGLSWTINVICIIIGVLLMTLSPIGALRNIIVQAKHYEFFS